A genomic segment from Bacteroidota bacterium encodes:
- a CDS encoding cytidine deaminase, producing the protein MKTFKVETNVRVFASIKELSSEDQNLIEQAKEAAKGAYAPYSHFNVGAAVLLENGIIVKGNNQENAAYPSGICAERVAIFAAGSNYPGVKIKTMAVTAFSKNARIDSPITPCGSCRQVMSEYETKSRSDIKLLLCADCDEIWMLESVKSTLPLLFSSDSLK; encoded by the coding sequence ATGAAAACATTTAAAGTAGAAACGAACGTTCGGGTTTTTGCCTCCATAAAGGAATTAAGCAGTGAGGATCAAAACCTTATTGAACAGGCGAAAGAAGCTGCAAAAGGTGCTTATGCTCCCTACTCACATTTTAATGTTGGAGCTGCCGTGTTGCTCGAAAACGGGATAATTGTAAAAGGCAATAATCAAGAAAATGCAGCTTATCCATCGGGTATTTGCGCTGAGCGAGTTGCCATTTTTGCAGCAGGTTCCAATTATCCGGGTGTGAAGATTAAGACTATGGCAGTAACCGCTTTTTCAAAAAATGCACGCATTGATTCTCCCATAACTCCTTGTGGTTCGTGCCGCCAAGTGATGAGTGAATATGAAACAAAATCAAGGTCGGATATTAAATTATTATTGTGTGCTGATTGTGATGAAATTTGGATGCTGGAAAGTGTGAAATCAACTTTGCCGCTATTGTTTAGTTCGGATTCATTGAAGTGA
- a CDS encoding T9SS type A sorting domain-containing protein, which yields MKKLLSLILLITFSIAVQAKKVKFAVDMDTFAISPNGVHVTGDFQALAGYPGGDWTSNETVCAQEGATTIYSVVVDIPAFAKYEYKFVNGDQFYEVEFVPIESRVGYDFNDNRWIWVDSLGNDTTFVGAIKFAANAPSGLNLVRFFVNLTNEAVISTLPHLYGNFQNWNPLSTSLYSFGDSVYEIIAYMPSGNYEYKFINGSSISLAETVPFSCNVNGSRGVAVSKDTVLDIFCFATCNSCNPLAVVNTSAKSKVKIYPNPMQNMLTIQLPDENKAYTIMITDIAGREIQSYTATSKLMLQNISIDKGMYLVKILDDKKVYSTEKLLVE from the coding sequence ATGAAAAAATTACTATCCTTAATTCTGCTTATAACATTCAGTATTGCTGTTCAGGCTAAAAAAGTAAAATTTGCAGTCGACATGGATACATTTGCGATAAGTCCAAATGGAGTTCACGTAACCGGCGATTTTCAAGCATTGGCTGGTTATCCTGGTGGCGATTGGACTTCCAATGAAACAGTATGTGCTCAAGAAGGAGCTACTACCATTTATAGTGTTGTTGTGGATATACCTGCCTTCGCAAAGTATGAATACAAATTTGTAAACGGAGATCAGTTTTATGAAGTTGAATTTGTACCAATTGAATCACGTGTTGGTTACGATTTTAATGATAACCGCTGGATTTGGGTGGATTCACTTGGAAATGATACCACCTTTGTGGGAGCAATAAAATTCGCAGCTAATGCTCCTTCAGGATTAAACCTTGTTCGGTTTTTTGTGAACCTTACCAATGAAGCTGTTATTTCTACACTTCCACACCTATACGGTAATTTTCAAAACTGGAATCCACTTAGTACTAGCCTCTATAGTTTCGGTGACAGTGTTTATGAAATTATTGCATATATGCCATCCGGAAATTATGAATATAAATTCATCAATGGAAGCAGCATTTCTTTAGCCGAAACTGTACCTTTTTCATGCAATGTGAACGGTAGTAGGGGAGTGGCAGTGAGTAAAGATACCGTTCTGGATATATTTTGCTTTGCAACATGCAATTCATGTAATCCACTGGCAGTAGTAAATACAAGTGCTAAAAGCAAAGTAAAAATATACCCTAATCCAATGCAAAATATGCTTACTATTCAGTTACCCGATGAAAATAAAGCATATACCATTATGATCACCGACATTGCGGGTCGTGAGATTCAATCGTATACAGCAACAAGTAAACTGATGCTGCAAAATATTTCCATAGATAAAGGAATGTATTTGGTGAAAATTTTAGATGACAAAAAAGTATATTCTACAGAAAAGCTATTAGTTGAGTAA
- a CDS encoding aryl-sulfate sulfotransferase: MRKLIASSFILLLLGIFNSTIAQQWPGYTLYATMNSTTTNLIDTNGTAFHTWTGLTRQTGYSSYLLPGGVLLRTVKAGGVSFTGGPICGEIQKVDWSGNILWDYIYSTSNYVTHHDICAMPNGNVLVIAYERKTAAQVAAAGCSAFSGEMWPDKIVEIQPTGATTGTVVWEWHAWDHIMQNTNSSAANYQSSLVNHPELFNINYNASKDWMHMNGLDYNDSLDQIAFSCHNLHEVYIIDHSTTTAEAAGHTGGNSGKGGDLLYRWGNPASYGASGTKILNVVHDAHWIPKGSPNAGRLACFNNGGQTSPSQKSCVDQIILPYNGYSYTVNSGAAFSPASYTSRIVTSGYSSNMGNSNQFPNGNTLICVATTGLIYEVNAAGTTLWSKTIPGSVPQAHRYSTCYITGPPATPVVSQIGDTLYSTTSTNYQWYTNGAPIVGANSQNFVPSQAGLYQVVITNANGCDSDTSLSFNFIPTGIFDLAHAADFTVFPNPTSSSITLDLSNYSTTNFVIQVYSSLGELVLNEKNKTTLDLSFVSNGMYSLLLQRENQPTLTKRISVLK; this comes from the coding sequence ATGAGAAAATTAATTGCAAGTTCATTTATCCTTTTATTACTAGGAATATTTAATTCAACAATTGCACAGCAATGGCCGGGTTATACGCTTTACGCAACTATGAATAGCACAACTACTAATTTGATTGATACCAATGGTACTGCTTTTCACACATGGACCGGGTTAACTCGTCAAACAGGCTATTCATCGTACTTGCTTCCCGGTGGAGTTTTGCTACGTACTGTAAAAGCAGGTGGAGTTTCCTTTACCGGAGGACCTATCTGCGGCGAAATTCAAAAAGTTGATTGGAGTGGAAATATTTTATGGGATTACATTTATTCTACCTCTAACTATGTAACACATCATGATATATGCGCTATGCCCAATGGTAATGTGCTGGTGATTGCCTATGAGCGTAAAACAGCTGCTCAAGTTGCAGCCGCTGGTTGTAGTGCATTTAGCGGAGAAATGTGGCCCGATAAGATTGTTGAAATTCAACCTACCGGAGCTACAACCGGTACTGTAGTGTGGGAATGGCATGCTTGGGATCACATCATGCAAAATACAAATTCTAGTGCAGCAAACTATCAAAGTTCTCTAGTAAATCATCCGGAATTGTTTAACATCAATTACAATGCTTCAAAAGATTGGATGCACATGAATGGATTGGACTATAACGATAGCCTCGATCAAATTGCATTTAGTTGTCATAATTTGCACGAAGTGTATATTATTGATCACAGCACAACCACAGCTGAAGCTGCAGGACATACAGGTGGTAATTCAGGTAAAGGTGGAGATTTGTTATACCGATGGGGAAACCCTGCCTCCTATGGTGCGTCAGGAACTAAAATATTAAATGTTGTGCACGATGCTCACTGGATTCCTAAAGGTAGCCCGAATGCCGGTCGTTTAGCTTGCTTTAATAATGGCGGACAAACGAGCCCTTCTCAAAAATCCTGTGTTGACCAAATAATACTTCCCTACAATGGCTACAGCTATACCGTTAATTCTGGCGCTGCATTTAGTCCGGCAAGCTATACTTCACGTATTGTAACGAGCGGATATAGCAGCAACATGGGTAATTCCAATCAATTTCCAAATGGAAATACTTTAATTTGTGTCGCAACTACTGGTTTGATTTATGAAGTAAACGCTGCCGGTACTACCCTTTGGTCTAAAACTATTCCAGGTTCAGTTCCTCAAGCACATCGATATTCAACATGCTACATTACTGGTCCACCAGCAACACCAGTTGTTTCACAAATAGGTGATACGTTATATTCAACAACATCAACCAACTATCAATGGTACACCAATGGGGCGCCAATTGTAGGAGCAAACAGCCAAAACTTTGTTCCATCTCAAGCTGGTTTATATCAGGTAGTTATTACCAATGCCAATGGTTGCGACTCAGATACCTCCTTGTCATTTAATTTTATTCCAACAGGAATTTTTGATCTAGCACATGCTGCTGATTTCACTGTTTTCCCTAACCCTACCAGTAGTTCAATTACTCTAGATCTTAGCAATTATTCTACAACTAATTTCGTAATTCAAGTATATAGTTCACTTGGCGAATTGGTGCTGAATGAAAAGAATAAAACAACACTTGATTTATCTTTCGTTTCAAATGGAATGTATAGCTTGTTGCTGCAAAGAGAAAATCAACCTACACTAACAAAACGAATAAGTGTATTAAAATAA
- a CDS encoding DUF2490 domain-containing protein codes for MSLQQLKPFRFFVATFCCFLYAGCNNFVLAQQSDFGAWATLSLEKKLKRNFSATLSEEIRFFQNLQRFNLAYTNVGLSYKLNKAIKFSAVYRFIQKSRDENTISWRHRIYVDLQIKQKYYPITIAYRTRLQSQVRDFYTSDDGKIPERYWRNKLDLRYEIGYGFSPYIAAEFRYQFKNDRNIEANNKFNRGRYYLGVQYQYTEAKTFDLYFMNQREFNVNNPERNYIIGLEYAYSF; via the coding sequence ATGAGCCTTCAACAATTAAAACCATTTCGATTTTTTGTTGCGACCTTCTGTTGTTTTTTATACGCAGGATGCAATAATTTTGTACTAGCACAACAAAGTGATTTTGGAGCATGGGCAACGTTGAGTCTTGAAAAAAAATTGAAACGAAATTTCTCAGCTACACTATCCGAAGAGATTCGTTTTTTTCAAAATTTACAGCGGTTTAATTTGGCCTATACCAATGTAGGACTTAGTTATAAATTAAACAAGGCAATAAAATTTAGTGCTGTGTATCGTTTCATACAAAAATCGCGCGACGAAAACACCATAAGTTGGAGACATCGTATTTACGTCGATCTTCAAATTAAACAAAAGTATTATCCGATTACCATTGCATACCGAACTCGTTTACAAAGTCAAGTACGAGACTTTTATACCAGTGATGACGGTAAAATTCCGGAACGTTATTGGAGAAATAAGTTGGATTTGCGCTACGAAATTGGCTATGGTTTTTCACCCTATATAGCCGCTGAATTTCGCTACCAGTTTAAAAACGATCGAAACATAGAAGCAAATAATAAATTCAATAGAGGACGCTATTATCTGGGTGTTCAATATCAGTACACTGAAGCCAAAACCTTCGATTTATACTTTATGAATCAACGCGAATTCAACGTAAATAATCCGGAAAGAAATTACATTATCGGACTAGAATATGCTTATTCTTTTTAG
- a CDS encoding CotH kinase family protein, with protein sequence MKNNRLQRIHFFCLLFFLTGITSANAQLNFYDVATLEKIEINFAQPNWDYMMDTAKSGSGEYILAATVSINGSTYDSVGVKYKGNSSYDSTYKKNPIHIALDEFKNQSYQGYTDIKLGNGYADPSQIREILAYQILQNYMDCPNANFAQVYINGVYYGVYSNAESINKDFCSEHFYSSENTFIKCNPIVIPGPTTKSNLRYKPNQDSSAYFNFYEIKSDNGWNDLVALCDSVSNHASNSSTSIDIDKTIWMLAFDNVLVNLDSYMGVFAQNYYLYKDNNNLYNPIIWDLNMAFGGFPFVGSGATGMGSLTVANMQQLSPSIHASDTYWPLINAIQNNPTYKRMYIAHMRTIVNEFFSNNNYLTLAQQFQGIIDTALVNDTNNFYSYTQFQNALTTNYFVGSYTVPGISNLMSARTTYLQSTSEFLATTPIISAVAASNQTPSLNSQVTFTANVANTLSNAVFIGIQSDYTHKFTRYQMYDDGLHNDGMANDNVYGYVHTMNSVQIHYYIYAENASAGIFSPERAEHEYYSLQIALQTPVAGQIAINEFLAYNVNDTIDNQGKHSDWIELYNTTNDTLNLFGLYLSDSYSNPTKFAFPINSLIMPQSYMIIWADDKNYTATSPFHCNFKLSLNGERIILSNSLSVVIDSVTYGPQAADVSIGRCPNGTGAFVAQNTTTFNASNCPAGIENSFKYSTGIYAYPNPATNQITVVIPKIETNENLRLMDALGQTLLQFKPLNKFNITTEDLNNGVYYLKYGSETRKVVILN encoded by the coding sequence ATGAAAAATAATCGCCTTCAAAGAATTCATTTTTTCTGCCTTTTGTTTTTCCTTACTGGGATTACTTCAGCCAATGCACAACTTAATTTTTACGATGTTGCTACACTCGAAAAAATTGAAATAAATTTTGCTCAACCCAATTGGGATTACATGATGGACACTGCAAAAAGTGGATCCGGTGAATATATTTTGGCTGCTACGGTGAGCATAAATGGTAGCACATACGACAGCGTAGGGGTGAAGTACAAGGGTAATAGTTCGTATGATTCAACCTACAAAAAAAATCCTATTCATATTGCACTAGATGAATTCAAAAACCAAAGTTATCAGGGATATACCGATATAAAATTAGGAAACGGATATGCCGACCCATCCCAAATTCGTGAAATTTTAGCCTATCAAATTCTGCAAAACTATATGGATTGTCCAAATGCAAATTTCGCCCAAGTATACATTAACGGAGTGTATTATGGAGTTTATTCAAATGCCGAAAGTATTAATAAGGATTTTTGTTCCGAGCATTTTTATTCATCTGAAAATACATTTATTAAATGCAATCCGATTGTTATACCCGGCCCTACAACCAAGAGTAATTTGCGTTACAAACCCAATCAAGATAGTAGTGCATATTTTAATTTTTATGAAATTAAATCAGATAATGGTTGGAATGATTTAGTCGCACTTTGTGATTCAGTTTCCAATCATGCTTCAAATAGTTCAACAAGTATTGACATTGATAAAACTATTTGGATGCTTGCTTTTGACAATGTACTTGTAAACCTAGATAGTTACATGGGCGTTTTTGCGCAAAATTATTACCTCTATAAAGACAATAACAATTTATACAATCCAATAATCTGGGATTTAAATATGGCATTCGGCGGTTTTCCGTTTGTTGGAAGCGGAGCAACTGGTATGGGTAGTTTAACCGTTGCAAACATGCAGCAATTGTCTCCCTCTATTCATGCAAGCGATACCTATTGGCCTTTAATAAATGCAATTCAAAATAATCCTACCTATAAACGTATGTACATCGCACACATGCGTACCATTGTAAATGAATTTTTTTCAAACAACAATTATCTAACCTTAGCACAACAGTTTCAAGGTATCATAGATACTGCCTTAGTAAACGATACTAATAATTTTTACTCCTACACGCAATTTCAAAACGCACTCACCACTAATTATTTTGTGGGTAGTTACACAGTTCCCGGAATTTCAAACCTCATGAGTGCACGCACAACGTATTTGCAATCAACTTCCGAATTTTTGGCGACTACTCCAATTATTTCAGCTGTTGCAGCATCCAATCAAACTCCTAGTTTAAACAGCCAAGTAACTTTTACCGCAAATGTTGCGAATACGCTAAGCAATGCAGTATTCATTGGTATACAATCCGATTATACCCATAAATTTACACGGTATCAGATGTACGACGATGGTTTACACAACGACGGAATGGCTAATGACAATGTATACGGCTATGTTCATACCATGAATTCAGTGCAGATACACTATTACATTTATGCTGAAAATGCATCTGCCGGAATTTTTTCTCCGGAACGAGCAGAACATGAATATTATTCCTTGCAAATAGCTTTGCAAACGCCGGTAGCCGGACAAATCGCAATCAATGAATTTTTGGCTTATAATGTAAACGATACAATTGACAATCAAGGCAAACATTCTGATTGGATTGAATTGTATAATACTACGAACGATACACTTAATTTATTTGGTCTTTATTTATCGGATAGCTATTCAAATCCAACAAAATTTGCTTTCCCTATTAACTCATTGATTATGCCTCAATCATACATGATTATTTGGGCCGATGATAAGAATTACACAGCTACCTCACCTTTTCATTGTAATTTTAAATTGTCGTTAAACGGTGAACGGATTATTTTAAGTAATAGTTTATCAGTAGTGATAGATAGCGTTACCTATGGACCTCAAGCGGCCGACGTATCTATCGGTAGATGCCCCAATGGCACCGGTGCTTTTGTTGCTCAGAATACAACCACTTTTAATGCTTCAAATTGCCCAGCTGGAATTGAAAATTCATTTAAATACTCAACCGGAATTTACGCTTATCCGAATCCTGCAACAAACCAAATTACTGTTGTTATTCCTAAAATTGAAACGAACGAAAACCTTAGGTTGATGGATGCATTGGGGCAAACTTTGCTTCAATTTAAACCACTTAATAAATTTAACATTACAACTGAAGACTTAAATAATGGAGTGTATTATTTAAAATATGGTTCCGAAACACGGAAAGTGGTCATACTAAATTAA
- a CDS encoding polyphosphate polymerase domain-containing protein, translating to MEELDQIIQAFQPISLTEMDSVKLMDRTDTKFVFHIRDLKKILDDISGHYRALEVEGSRWSPYETLYFDTPNLELYLRHHNQKLNRFKIRYRKYVNSKLHFFEIKFKNNKGRTIKKRIKQTQIETDINGNALQLLQTMTPFKEGELKPVLYVNCSRATLVNIEHEERLTLDVKLQFVKNSTEINFEPLVIAELKQAKVNIQSPFYKLMKHYRFRTSSMSKYCFGVTQLFPDIKKNNFKPKILTLNKIIHATTTSNE from the coding sequence GTGGAAGAGCTAGACCAAATAATTCAGGCATTTCAACCTATTTCGTTAACCGAAATGGATAGCGTAAAATTAATGGATCGTACCGATACCAAATTTGTTTTTCATATACGCGATTTGAAAAAAATTTTGGACGATATCTCCGGACACTACCGAGCACTTGAAGTGGAAGGATCCCGCTGGAGTCCTTATGAAACATTGTATTTTGATACACCCAACCTTGAATTATATCTGCGCCATCACAATCAAAAACTAAACAGATTTAAAATTAGGTATAGAAAATACGTCAATTCAAAACTGCATTTTTTTGAGATTAAGTTCAAGAATAACAAAGGGCGAACAATTAAAAAACGCATTAAACAAACGCAAATTGAAACCGATATCAATGGAAATGCACTGCAGTTGCTGCAAACCATGACACCATTTAAGGAAGGTGAATTAAAGCCAGTTTTGTATGTAAATTGCTCCAGAGCTACTTTGGTAAATATTGAACATGAGGAAAGATTAACCTTGGATGTAAAACTGCAATTTGTAAAAAATTCAACGGAAATTAATTTTGAACCCCTGGTTATTGCAGAATTAAAACAAGCCAAGGTGAACATACAATCGCCTTTTTATAAATTAATGAAGCACTATCGCTTTCGCACCAGTTCAATGAGCAAGTATTGCTTTGGCGTTACCCAATTGTTTCCGGATATCAAAAAGAATAATTTTAAACCTAAAATTTTAACTCTAAACAAAATAATACATGCTACTACAACAAGTAATGAATGA
- a CDS encoding DUF4956 domain-containing protein, whose translation MLLQQVMNDTDVKSAFEFFDKLGIKFFVRMLIDVISVTVLIRFVYYPIYKKKDFFFTFFLFNVVIFILTYLLNKVDLSMGAAFGLFAVFSLLRYRTENISAKDMTYLFTVIAMGLITSVNKGTYFETCLINTIIILFAFFLDGNMLVKNEKSQIVYFEKIDLIQPQKEAELIADLKLRTGLNVHKVSINAIDFLKDTAELTVYYYDVKS comes from the coding sequence ATGCTACTACAACAAGTAATGAATGATACAGACGTAAAATCGGCGTTCGAATTTTTCGATAAACTCGGAATAAAGTTCTTTGTAAGAATGCTGATAGATGTGATTTCTGTAACCGTTTTAATTCGTTTTGTTTATTATCCAATTTATAAAAAGAAGGATTTTTTCTTTACCTTTTTTCTATTCAATGTGGTAATTTTTATCTTGACTTATTTGCTTAATAAGGTTGATTTATCAATGGGTGCGGCTTTCGGTTTATTTGCTGTTTTTTCATTGCTGCGCTATCGCACCGAAAATATTTCAGCAAAGGATATGACATACCTTTTTACCGTAATTGCAATGGGGCTTATCACTTCAGTAAATAAAGGAACCTATTTTGAAACCTGTTTAATAAATACAATTATTATTCTTTTCGCATTTTTTCTCGATGGTAATATGTTAGTTAAGAATGAAAAATCGCAAATTGTTTATTTCGAAAAAATTGATCTAATTCAACCACAAAAGGAAGCCGAACTTATTGCCGATTTAAAGCTTAGAACCGGTCTCAACGTGCATAAAGTAAGTATCAATGCTATCGATTTTTTAAAGGATACAGCCGAACTTACGGTGTATTATTACGATGTAAAATCTTAA
- a CDS encoding SBBP repeat-containing protein, which produces MKKLLVGLLLLSLNSIAQISEQWAKSYSASGDYSAKFTCVAKDNLGNFYVGGYVVQPSNNRDYLVAKLNSLGDTLWTKIVSGSDFSGDEVTAIAVDKFSNVYVTGFANGNGTGNDILTIKLTTNGDTVWTKIYNHTSNEDDNAYSIAVDTAGNVFVTGESDNNASSIDNYYYVTIKYSSTGVQQWVKRDGVSGNSKAVKVLTDPAGNSYITGLYYTGGDDNIKTVKYDPSGVVVWSKTYDGGSDDRALSMAIDSSFAAVYVTGRSDNGNDDDMITLKYSTTTTSNNPLWVKVYNNVDDDRGVDIAVDAAGNIYVTGETDADASINRNWNFVTIKYASNSVQQWAKTYNSSGTQADIPVGICVDASGNVCVTGESDLDLNPLIDNYRFTTLNYNSLGTLQWTATFAGTSNSTGGAEAIICDASGNFIVVGSTENNNTQKDAIAIKYNAAGSPLWNKSYLGLGDNSDNAYKIVTDAANNSYIAGYAISEETDRNMCSIKFNTNGDTQWVKKYNGTSSISNEVANDLVIDASGNVYVAGFTKNSGQSNDVTVIKYNSNGDSVWINKYNNALINGSDKANSIALDNSGNCYVCGYSETSNNFVVSDDFLLIKYNSSGAQQWAVKYNGTANGEDRAEQLLIGTTGIYISGKSWNGNYNDYTLVKYNFNGVQQWVKSNTLFFGDNNPAQCYLDNSENIIMVGKGTTIGNTDYDYFTVKYDAAGNLLWSKIVNGAANGNDEAKAICGDSAGNYYVTGFSDVDPNSAQINYDYFTIAYNSNGDTLWTRTYNGSGNGNDKATAIAADGAGNIIVTGESENGSLGNSNLNIVTLNYSSLGSLLLYANYNGTGNATDSPNAISLKNGNVFICGETYSGAISQKDILVLKYDNFNVGINSSEPTHEATIKLYPIPVLTDFQVDLSDVKNRSKKMTFVLINPLGEEIASWFLNSSDVQNLSRGQINSGLYFYKIIEQTKVLATGKIVFR; this is translated from the coding sequence ATGAAAAAATTACTAGTTGGATTATTGCTTTTAAGTTTAAATTCTATTGCTCAAATTAGTGAACAATGGGCTAAAAGTTATTCCGCTTCGGGCGATTATTCTGCTAAATTTACCTGTGTTGCAAAAGATAATTTAGGTAATTTTTACGTTGGCGGTTATGTTGTTCAACCATCAAATAACCGCGATTACTTAGTCGCGAAATTAAATTCGTTAGGAGATACGTTGTGGACCAAAATTGTAAGCGGTTCCGATTTTTCCGGAGATGAAGTTACAGCGATTGCTGTTGATAAATTTTCGAATGTTTATGTTACCGGTTTCGCAAATGGAAATGGTACAGGAAACGACATTCTTACCATAAAGCTAACAACCAACGGAGATACAGTGTGGACTAAAATTTATAACCACACAAGTAACGAAGACGACAATGCATATTCCATCGCAGTAGATACAGCAGGGAATGTATTTGTTACCGGTGAAAGCGATAATAATGCTTCTTCAATAGATAATTATTATTACGTAACCATTAAGTATTCTTCAACAGGTGTACAACAATGGGTAAAAAGAGATGGAGTTTCTGGGAATAGCAAAGCTGTAAAAGTACTCACCGATCCGGCCGGAAATTCATACATTACAGGGCTCTATTATACTGGAGGTGATGATAACATAAAAACTGTAAAATACGATCCTTCAGGTGTTGTTGTATGGTCAAAAACTTATGATGGAGGTTCCGATGACCGAGCATTATCAATGGCTATTGATTCTTCATTTGCCGCTGTTTATGTTACTGGTAGAAGCGACAATGGAAATGACGATGACATGATTACGCTCAAATACAGCACTACTACAACTTCTAACAATCCGCTATGGGTGAAAGTATACAACAATGTAGATGATGATAGAGGAGTTGATATTGCTGTTGATGCAGCTGGAAATATATATGTAACCGGTGAAACAGATGCAGATGCTTCGATTAATCGAAACTGGAATTTTGTAACTATTAAATATGCTTCTAACTCTGTTCAACAATGGGCTAAAACCTATAACAGCAGCGGTACTCAAGCTGATATTCCTGTAGGTATTTGTGTTGATGCTAGTGGAAATGTATGTGTAACCGGTGAAAGCGACTTAGACTTGAATCCATTGATTGACAATTACCGTTTTACTACACTTAATTACAACAGCCTTGGTACCTTGCAATGGACTGCAACTTTTGCAGGAACAAGCAATTCTACAGGTGGAGCAGAAGCAATTATTTGTGATGCCTCCGGCAATTTTATTGTGGTAGGAAGTACTGAAAATAACAATACCCAAAAAGATGCAATTGCAATTAAATACAATGCAGCCGGAAGCCCTCTTTGGAATAAAAGCTACCTGGGCTTGGGCGACAATTCAGATAATGCATATAAAATTGTGACCGATGCAGCCAACAATTCATATATTGCAGGATATGCTATTAGCGAAGAAACTGATAGAAATATGTGTTCCATTAAATTCAACACCAATGGCGATACTCAGTGGGTTAAAAAATACAACGGTACTTCTTCTATAAGCAACGAAGTTGCCAATGATTTAGTGATCGATGCTTCAGGAAATGTCTATGTTGCAGGGTTTACTAAAAACTCTGGACAAAGTAATGATGTTACTGTAATCAAATATAATTCAAACGGTGATTCAGTTTGGATTAATAAATACAATAATGCCTTGATTAATGGATCCGATAAAGCGAATTCTATTGCCCTCGACAATAGTGGAAATTGTTACGTTTGTGGATATAGCGAAACAAGCAACAACTTTGTAGTGAGCGATGATTTTTTACTAATAAAATACAACAGCAGCGGCGCACAACAATGGGCAGTGAAATACAATGGTACTGCTAACGGAGAAGACAGAGCCGAGCAACTCTTAATTGGAACTACCGGAATATATATCAGTGGCAAATCCTGGAATGGTAACTACAACGATTATACTTTAGTGAAATATAATTTTAACGGAGTTCAACAATGGGTAAAAAGCAATACCCTGTTTTTTGGTGATAATAATCCTGCACAGTGTTATTTAGATAATTCTGAAAATATAATTATGGTTGGAAAAGGTACCACTATAGGAAATACCGATTACGACTATTTTACCGTAAAATACGATGCCGCCGGAAACTTACTTTGGAGTAAAATTGTAAATGGTGCTGCAAACGGAAACGATGAAGCAAAGGCCATCTGTGGAGATAGTGCCGGAAATTACTATGTTACAGGATTCAGTGATGTAGACCCAAATTCCGCTCAAATAAATTATGATTATTTTACCATTGCTTACAACAGTAATGGCGATACATTATGGACAAGAACCTATAATGGAAGTGGAAATGGCAACGATAAAGCAACTGCGATTGCTGCTGATGGTGCCGGAAATATTATTGTTACTGGCGAAAGTGAGAATGGTAGCTTAGGTAATTCCAACTTAAATATTGTTACTTTGAATTATTCCTCACTTGGATCATTATTACTTTATGCTAATTACAATGGTACAGGTAATGCAACGGATTCACCTAATGCTATTTCATTGAAAAACGGAAATGTGTTTATTTGCGGAGAAACTTATTCTGGTGCGATCTCTCAAAAAGACATACTTGTGCTAAAATACGATAACTTTAATGTAGGTATTAATAGTTCAGAGCCAACCCATGAAGCAACAATAAAGTTATATCCAATTCCGGTTTTGACAGATTTTCAAGTTGATTTGTCTGATGTTAAAAACCGTTCAAAAAAAATGACCTTCGTTTTGATTAATCCACTTGGTGAAGAAATTGCAAGTTGGTTCTTAAACAGTTCAGACGTTCAAAATTTATCGAGAGGGCAAATTAATTCAGGATTGTATTTTTATAAAATTATAGAACAGACAAAAGTACTGGCAACTGGTAAAATTGTTTTTAGGTAA